From Denitrovibrio acetiphilus DSM 12809, the proteins below share one genomic window:
- a CDS encoding transketolase gives MTFDGKFTQADKQELEKLAATCRGDILKCTSLAASGHPGGSMSTIDMLLTVYKFANISPENWESTTRDRVFVSNGHVSPCVYSALGRNGFFDIDQAIGEFRLAGSIYEGHIERMVKGVEWTTGNLGQGLSAACGAAIAGKIRDEDFNVYCFMGDGESQKGQISEARRFAVQHDLTNITAFIDYNKLQISGNIEEVMYQNIKDDYAAAGWHVICVDGHDFEKLYGAIAYAHTVDQPVLILAETVMGKGVSFMENIHGYHGKPLTEDQLADALKELGIENDLDKYKKIRADFVYDPSHHEISAPEVKVKYANKEYGLDVKTDCRSAFGDAIYELVKNSQEDGMTPFAVFDCDLAGSVKTDKVEKDFPVNFIQSGIQEHHTATTAGSASCNGVVSFFADFGVFGVDEVYNQQRLNDLNGAGIKTVTTHVGIDVGEDGKTHQCLDYVGAMRNIFGYRVIVPADPNQTYKAVCYAAENPGNFLVAMGRSKINTIADESGSKPAFGKDYTFEYGKVDVLREGDFAIATYGAMTGRALQVADILAKDGIKAAVLNCSAPLHPDMEAFEKYENMPVFVYEDHNEFTGLAATLANKFADEGTGTRLVRFGARGYAYSGKPDDILKLIGLDPATVAEEIKSELK, from the coding sequence ATGACTTTCGACGGGAAATTCACACAGGCAGACAAACAAGAGCTGGAAAAGCTCGCAGCAACTTGCAGAGGGGATATACTCAAATGCACATCTCTTGCAGCAAGCGGACACCCCGGCGGCTCCATGTCCACTATAGATATGCTACTCACAGTATATAAATTCGCAAATATCAGCCCTGAAAACTGGGAAAGTACCACGAGAGACCGTGTTTTTGTCTCAAACGGGCATGTATCCCCATGTGTATACTCTGCACTTGGCAGAAACGGGTTTTTTGATATTGATCAGGCTATCGGCGAGTTCCGTCTTGCGGGAAGCATCTATGAAGGACACATTGAAAGGATGGTAAAAGGTGTCGAGTGGACAACAGGGAACCTCGGACAGGGGCTTTCTGCTGCATGTGGCGCTGCAATAGCAGGCAAGATCAGAGATGAGGACTTCAACGTTTACTGCTTTATGGGTGACGGCGAATCTCAGAAAGGTCAGATATCTGAAGCAAGAAGATTTGCTGTTCAACACGACCTTACAAATATTACGGCTTTCATAGATTATAACAAACTCCAGATAAGCGGAAACATAGAAGAAGTCATGTATCAGAACATTAAAGATGACTACGCAGCAGCCGGCTGGCACGTCATCTGTGTTGACGGGCACGACTTCGAAAAACTGTACGGCGCTATTGCATATGCCCACACAGTTGATCAGCCTGTACTTATTCTCGCTGAAACTGTCATGGGGAAAGGCGTTTCCTTTATGGAGAACATCCACGGATACCACGGCAAACCTCTGACAGAAGACCAGCTTGCCGACGCTCTTAAAGAACTCGGTATTGAAAACGACTTAGATAAATATAAAAAGATCAGAGCTGACTTCGTTTACGACCCTTCTCACCACGAAATCTCCGCACCGGAAGTAAAAGTTAAATATGCCAACAAGGAATACGGACTCGATGTCAAAACTGACTGCCGTTCCGCTTTCGGCGATGCAATATATGAGTTGGTGAAAAACTCTCAGGAAGACGGCATGACACCATTTGCTGTTTTCGACTGCGACCTTGCAGGATCTGTTAAAACAGATAAAGTCGAAAAAGACTTCCCTGTAAACTTTATCCAGTCCGGTATTCAGGAGCACCATACTGCAACCACCGCAGGCTCCGCAAGCTGCAACGGCGTTGTTTCTTTCTTCGCTGATTTCGGTGTTTTCGGTGTTGACGAAGTTTATAATCAGCAGAGGCTCAACGACCTCAACGGTGCAGGCATAAAAACTGTCACAACCCATGTCGGAATCGACGTTGGCGAAGACGGGAAAACACATCAGTGTCTCGACTATGTAGGCGCAATGAGAAACATCTTCGGCTACAGAGTCATTGTTCCTGCTGACCCGAACCAGACATATAAGGCTGTATGCTACGCTGCTGAAAACCCCGGTAACTTTCTGGTTGCCATGGGCAGATCAAAGATAAATACAATTGCTGACGAGTCAGGTTCAAAACCAGCATTCGGCAAAGACTATACATTTGAATACGGCAAGGTTGACGTTCTCCGTGAAGGTGATTTTGCCATAGCCACATATGGTGCAATGACCGGAAGAGCTCTTCAGGTTGCAGATATTCTCGCCAAAGACGGAATCAAAGCGGCTGTGCTTAACTGTTCAGCTCCCCTTCACCCGGACATGGAAGCTTTCGAAAAATATGAAAACATGCCGGTATTTGTTTATGAAGATCATAATGAATTTACAGGGCTGGCGGCCACACTTGCTAATAAATTTGCAGACGAAGGCACAGGTACAAGGCTTGTGAGGTTTGGTGCGAGAGGATACGCATACTCCGGCAAACCGGACGACATACTTAAGCTGATAGGACTAGATCCGGCAACTGTGGCAGAAGAGATAAAGAGCGAACTTAAATGA
- a CDS encoding TetR/AcrR family transcriptional regulator, which produces MSRAIEKYVRKQNKILEAARTLFLRGGYRQTSMDSVAEEAEVTKQTVYRYFPSKKDLFDEVLRFNAPKNDEYIFGDGDVISELMEFSGELLRLLLTEERLGLYRLVIAESVSDSKLGEALNDLSQSRRRERLSDYISSKLFADNAEKDAELLISMLLSLRNKVLTGGSAMPDEVEIAEHCFYVVSLFINGRRAV; this is translated from the coding sequence ATGAGCCGAGCAATTGAAAAATACGTAAGAAAACAGAACAAGATACTCGAAGCAGCAAGGACTCTTTTTCTGAGGGGCGGGTACCGACAGACGAGTATGGACAGTGTGGCAGAGGAGGCAGAGGTTACAAAGCAGACTGTATACAGATATTTCCCATCTAAAAAAGACCTCTTTGACGAAGTTCTGCGTTTTAATGCCCCAAAGAATGATGAGTACATTTTTGGTGACGGGGACGTGATAAGTGAACTGATGGAGTTTTCCGGCGAGCTGCTCCGCCTGCTTCTGACAGAGGAGAGGCTGGGTCTTTACAGGCTGGTAATAGCGGAAAGCGTTTCGGACTCAAAGCTTGGTGAGGCTCTGAACGATCTCTCTCAGAGCAGAAGACGGGAGCGCCTCTCTGATTATATCTCTTCTAAGCTTTTTGCCGACAACGCTGAAAAGGATGCCGAGCTCCTCATCTCGATGCTGCTTAGCCTGCGCAACAAGGTTCTGACAGGAGGTTCTGCAATGCCTGATGAGGTGGAGATCGCAGAGCACTGTTTCTATGTTGTTTCACTGTTCATAAACGGCAGACGGGCTGTCTGA
- a CDS encoding tetratricopeptide repeat protein encodes MNIINKFLVSTYERVAFQSYTLSKFAKADKYFRKIIAIEPDRVGTCYNLGMVNLALGNYAEAEKYVGRERARIGDTYEICRAMADIYWHMKNRESAYRFFKLSKETAMSDKDKNLMTKKMGICASDKSFTDALAAAKMFEEADRLMSEKKYDQAEELYLEGLEKDPSNFLAMNNLGVIAMNIRMNYDNAENFFRMGDAICHLKMIEENLVRLMKLRSKTGR; translated from the coding sequence ATGAATATTATCAACAAATTTTTGGTGAGTACCTATGAGCGTGTTGCTTTCCAAAGCTACACATTGTCAAAATTTGCCAAAGCAGACAAATATTTCCGTAAAATTATAGCCATAGAGCCAGACAGAGTGGGAACATGTTATAACCTTGGCATGGTTAACCTCGCGCTGGGGAATTACGCTGAAGCTGAAAAATATGTCGGCAGGGAGCGTGCCCGCATAGGTGACACATACGAGATATGCCGTGCTATGGCGGACATTTACTGGCACATGAAAAACAGAGAGAGCGCTTACCGTTTTTTTAAACTTTCAAAAGAAACAGCTATGTCTGACAAAGATAAAAACCTTATGACGAAAAAGATGGGGATATGTGCCAGCGATAAAAGTTTTACTGATGCACTCGCCGCAGCGAAAATGTTCGAAGAAGCCGACAGGCTTATGTCGGAGAAGAAGTACGATCAAGCGGAAGAGCTTTATCTGGAGGGGCTTGAGAAAGACCCTTCAAACTTTCTGGCGATGAACAATCTCGGTGTGATAGCTATGAACATCAGAATGAACTATGATAATGCTGAGAACTTCTTTCGCATGGGTGATGCTATATGTCACCTGAAAATGATAGAGGAAAACCTTGTAAGGCTTATGAAGCTGAGGAGTAAGACAGGAAGATGA
- a CDS encoding glycerate kinase type-2 family protein — protein MKDYRADLGRIFMSAVEYADPEYMVRSRVLNDDGCILIDSEYVCDPKKIYLFAFGKAAVGMAKGFMSVCDVDRGIVVTNSVEKFPDNIKVIKAGHPLPDKGSMDGAEAMLDLARMADNSTLCVFLVSGGGSALLCAPAFGITLEEKVRTFDLLIRSGADIEDINIVRRHISYVKGGRLAEAAAPAVCVTLAVSDVLSGSPEAIASGPTYSDHTTWADAAEVIERYRLFDKLPVRVAEVIRRGELGEMPETVKENINQYRYHTLASNIGALKVAGDQAHMLGYKVRMYGQLDCCAREAAEIMAARVNENLINASDTPVCMIFGGEVTVSVQGSGKGGRCQQLALEYHLQDKPADTFVLCASTDGMDGNTDAAGAFADGSISRDGAEEAAFNNNAYNFFSNNRSLLKTGLTGTNVNDLYMIIIPQFEMEGSLQAFAEAKSCY, from the coding sequence ATGAAAGACTACAGGGCAGATTTGGGGCGGATATTTATGTCTGCTGTGGAGTATGCCGACCCGGAGTATATGGTGCGTTCCCGTGTTCTCAATGACGACGGGTGTATTCTGATAGACTCTGAATATGTTTGTGATCCGAAAAAGATTTATCTTTTCGCTTTTGGCAAAGCAGCGGTGGGCATGGCAAAAGGATTCATGTCTGTTTGTGATGTTGACAGGGGTATTGTGGTTACAAACTCTGTAGAGAAATTTCCTGATAATATAAAAGTTATAAAGGCGGGGCATCCTCTCCCTGACAAAGGCAGTATGGACGGAGCGGAAGCTATGCTTGACCTCGCCCGTATGGCTGACAACAGCACTCTCTGCGTTTTTCTTGTTTCTGGTGGCGGGTCGGCACTTCTTTGCGCGCCTGCTTTCGGCATCACTCTGGAGGAAAAGGTCAGGACATTTGACCTGCTTATCCGTTCCGGTGCAGATATCGAAGATATCAATATCGTGCGCAGACACATTTCATATGTAAAAGGGGGCAGGCTGGCAGAGGCAGCCGCACCAGCGGTATGCGTTACCCTTGCTGTCTCGGATGTTCTCTCGGGGTCACCGGAGGCTATTGCTTCCGGACCGACTTATTCCGACCATACCACATGGGCTGATGCGGCGGAGGTTATCGAAAGGTACCGTCTGTTTGATAAACTTCCGGTGAGAGTTGCAGAGGTTATACGCAGGGGAGAGCTGGGGGAAATGCCGGAGACAGTGAAGGAAAATATTAACCAATATAGATATCATACCCTTGCTTCAAACATAGGAGCTTTGAAAGTTGCCGGAGATCAGGCGCACATGCTTGGATATAAAGTGCGGATGTACGGGCAGCTCGACTGCTGTGCGAGGGAGGCAGCAGAGATTATGGCTGCAAGGGTTAACGAAAACCTTATAAATGCATCAGACACTCCCGTCTGTATGATATTCGGCGGTGAAGTGACGGTCAGCGTTCAGGGGAGCGGCAAAGGCGGGCGCTGTCAGCAGCTTGCACTGGAGTACCATCTTCAGGACAAACCGGCGGATACTTTCGTTCTGTGTGCCTCCACGGACGGAATGGATGGCAACACTGACGCTGCTGGAGCATTTGCTGACGGAAGCATCAGCCGTGACGGGGCAGAAGAGGCGGCATTCAATAATAACGCATACAATTTCTTTTCAAATAATAGAAGCCTGTTGAAGACCGGTCTGACAGGGACAAATGTAAATGATCTGTATATGATAATTATCCCGCAGTTTGAGATGGAAGGGAGTTTGCAGGCATTTGCTGAGGCAAAGTCATGTTACTGA
- a CDS encoding glycosyltransferase family 9 protein: MKLLFVRFSSFGDVILTTGIMNYVSRMLPEAEIDVMTYKQYAPVFDNLPFVHNVIDYDRSKGLKEYLYVVQNETEDHDYIFDLHRKLRSVFLKFHSQAEYHHYKKDSKARRDFVRKGKDNPRLHMHVVQKYLEPVLSPLGLVMPDIDELRPVLIRHVERDEKRVFIHPFASKNTKTYPYARELAELLIKNGLTPVFAGMGKAPETDGIVDETGRKKLADMLDIIASCGSAVSSDSGPMHAAIGLGLPTVGIFGSTTKHFGFYPAFDNCIMLEDNRVNCRPCDVHGLDKCPENHFSCMKNLTPDKVLDNLKKLIGT, from the coding sequence ATGAAACTTCTTTTCGTCCGTTTCAGCTCTTTCGGAGATGTGATACTAACCACCGGAATAATGAATTACGTCAGCAGAATGCTTCCTGAAGCCGAAATTGACGTGATGACATACAAACAGTATGCACCCGTATTTGACAACCTCCCCTTCGTACATAACGTCATCGACTATGACAGATCAAAAGGGCTCAAAGAATATCTTTACGTTGTGCAGAACGAAACAGAAGACCACGATTACATATTTGATCTGCACCGGAAACTGAGATCAGTCTTCCTTAAATTTCACTCGCAGGCAGAGTACCACCACTATAAAAAAGATTCAAAGGCACGCAGAGATTTTGTCAGAAAAGGCAAGGACAATCCACGTCTTCATATGCATGTTGTCCAGAAATACCTTGAGCCGGTGCTGTCACCGCTAGGTCTTGTGATGCCTGATATTGATGAACTGCGACCTGTGCTTATCCGCCATGTGGAGCGTGATGAGAAACGTGTTTTCATACACCCTTTCGCCAGCAAAAATACAAAAACATACCCATACGCAAGAGAACTTGCCGAATTATTGATAAAAAATGGTCTTACCCCAGTCTTCGCAGGCATGGGAAAAGCTCCGGAAACAGACGGCATAGTAGACGAAACCGGCAGAAAGAAACTTGCTGACATGCTGGACATAATCGCATCCTGCGGCTCTGCGGTATCGTCGGACTCAGGTCCTATGCATGCTGCCATAGGTCTTGGTCTGCCCACAGTAGGCATCTTCGGCTCCACAACAAAACACTTCGGTTTTTACCCCGCTTTTGACAATTGTATAATGCTCGAAGACAACAGAGTCAACTGCCGTCCCTGCGATGTGCACGGACTTGACAAATGCCCGGAAAACCACTTCAGCTGCATGAAAAATCTGACGCCGGATAAGGTTTTAGACAACCTTAAGAAACTAATAGGAACCTAA
- the waaF gene encoding lipopolysaccharide heptosyltransferase II: MKILFFNPSFMGDSILTTPLIKAVKQHRPESYTVFCVRPENADLFKNLDFIDEVITFDKRGSESGIRGLYSFAQKIRQMNFDMVFSPHMSFRTSAFMFLSHIPERVGFVESVLSTAYTMSCAKDLTYHEVDRYLLLFQRVFGEFPPDIIMPEVYLDKKKAAQYRSELKGKLVGINAGSVWETKKWPAEKFAAVADMLKDRGFTPVIIGAESDRADVEKLLVSAKYDHINYCGKTTLKELPALISNFAYLVTNDSGSMHIATACDVPCVAIFGPTVKELGFYPYDEKSLIAEIEGLPCRPCGKHGGNKCPKGHFKCMNEITPENVMTLFDDVSAEEEPPRTPKYKTETVG, from the coding sequence TTGAAAATATTATTCTTTAACCCGTCTTTTATGGGTGACTCAATTCTGACAACCCCGCTTATCAAAGCAGTCAAACAGCACAGACCCGAGAGCTATACAGTATTTTGTGTCAGACCTGAAAATGCAGACCTCTTTAAAAATCTCGATTTTATAGACGAAGTAATAACCTTCGACAAAAGAGGATCAGAGAGCGGCATCCGCGGACTGTACTCATTTGCACAAAAGATAAGACAGATGAACTTTGACATGGTCTTCTCTCCCCATATGTCTTTCAGAACAAGCGCCTTTATGTTTTTATCCCACATACCCGAACGTGTCGGCTTTGTGGAAAGTGTGCTCTCAACAGCCTACACAATGAGCTGTGCGAAAGACCTCACATACCACGAGGTTGACAGATACCTCCTCCTTTTTCAGCGTGTTTTCGGAGAATTTCCTCCTGACATAATCATGCCTGAGGTCTATCTGGATAAAAAGAAAGCTGCACAATACCGGAGTGAGCTCAAAGGTAAACTTGTGGGAATAAACGCAGGCAGCGTATGGGAAACCAAGAAATGGCCTGCTGAAAAATTCGCTGCTGTGGCAGACATGCTGAAAGACAGAGGTTTCACACCTGTCATTATAGGCGCTGAATCAGACAGGGCAGATGTTGAAAAACTTCTTGTAAGTGCTAAATACGACCATATAAATTACTGCGGCAAAACCACTCTGAAAGAACTGCCTGCTCTGATATCTAACTTTGCTTATCTGGTAACAAACGACAGCGGATCTATGCACATAGCCACTGCCTGCGATGTCCCCTGCGTCGCAATATTCGGACCTACGGTGAAAGAGCTGGGGTTTTACCCATACGATGAAAAATCGCTGATAGCTGAAATCGAAGGACTCCCATGCCGTCCATGCGGAAAACACGGCGGGAATAAATGCCCGAAGGGTCACTTTAAGTGCATGAACGAAATAACCCCTGAAAATGTTATGACTCTTTTTGATGATGTCTCTGCTGAGGAAGAACCTCCCCGCACACCTAAATATAAAACCGAAACGGTTGGATAA
- a CDS encoding DMT family transporter: MGYFFALMATLFWSGNAVAARFLAETVPPISISFWRWAVALLICFPATYPAFRRNLPAVKEHWKYLTLLAFLGVALFNNLLYTAAQTTTAFNISVISTITPVVILIFSLFAGERLSRVNMTGFIIAVVGIAFLITDGNPLRIFQLRLVKGDIIMLGASAIFAGYTVLIRKKPVEITINTMVFFTFHAGFLMLLPFYLFSEFFIAPTPFGGKQVLGFVYIGLFASFVSFMCWTRAVTMIGAARSGAVYYSIPVFAGLLGYLILGEEIGLSDMLSMCLVGFGVYLTGKK, from the coding sequence ATGGGATACTTTTTTGCTCTTATGGCGACACTATTCTGGTCAGGTAATGCCGTCGCAGCCCGCTTCCTTGCAGAGACCGTACCGCCGATAAGCATCTCTTTCTGGCGCTGGGCGGTGGCTCTTCTTATATGCTTTCCTGCGACATATCCGGCATTCAGAAGAAACTTACCTGCGGTTAAAGAACACTGGAAATATCTGACGTTGCTGGCGTTTCTCGGGGTTGCACTGTTTAATAATCTTCTGTATACGGCAGCCCAGACAACCACAGCATTTAACATCTCTGTGATCTCTACGATAACTCCCGTTGTGATCCTTATCTTTTCTCTTTTCGCAGGAGAAAGGCTGAGCAGGGTTAATATGACTGGATTTATTATTGCTGTGGTGGGGATAGCTTTTCTTATAACGGACGGCAATCCTCTGCGTATTTTTCAGCTGAGGCTTGTTAAGGGGGACATTATAATGCTCGGTGCCTCTGCTATATTTGCAGGGTATACAGTGCTTATAAGAAAAAAACCTGTTGAGATTACTATTAATACCATGGTCTTTTTTACCTTTCATGCCGGTTTCCTCATGCTTCTTCCTTTTTATCTGTTCAGCGAATTTTTCATCGCTCCCACACCATTCGGGGGGAAGCAGGTTCTGGGATTTGTTTATATAGGTCTTTTTGCTTCGTTTGTGTCTTTTATGTGCTGGACAAGGGCTGTCACAATGATAGGTGCTGCACGTTCCGGTGCTGTTTACTACAGCATACCTGTTTTTGCCGGTCTGCTTGGGTATCTTATCCTCGGGGAAGAGATAGGTCTTTCGGACATGCTTAGCATGTGTCTGGTGGGATTCGGGGTTTATCTGACAGGGAAAAAGTAG
- a CDS encoding sulfite exporter TauE/SafE family protein, translating into MIIELICLLALGFISAVLAYLLGIGGGALIVPVLVVFFGYPVHEAVAVSLVVVVASSISITSVNLLKNMVNIKLALFLESAAILGAVGGGLASVNISEQVLSAVFAGIMAITAYIMWKKAEVDVSSVDIPLDMGEFDRDFMDAGRGELRFYKVEKPEQTMFIVFLAGITSGMLGLGGGVFKVPAMNVISRVPIKAATATSNFMICFTAAAGSLPYLMKGFFHPAAAGTMVLGAFAGSKFATGRLAKVESKSIKLLFILFLLFVAVQMVYKAVTA; encoded by the coding sequence GTGATTATAGAGCTTATTTGTCTGCTTGCGCTCGGGTTTATCTCTGCGGTATTGGCATATCTTCTCGGCATAGGGGGCGGGGCGCTTATCGTTCCTGTTCTGGTGGTCTTTTTCGGATATCCTGTTCACGAGGCAGTGGCTGTTTCGTTGGTTGTCGTTGTTGCGTCCAGCATAAGCATAACATCAGTTAATCTCTTGAAAAATATGGTGAATATCAAACTGGCTCTGTTTCTTGAGTCTGCGGCTATTCTGGGCGCTGTCGGAGGCGGTCTTGCCAGTGTTAATATAAGCGAACAGGTTCTTTCTGCTGTCTTTGCAGGAATAATGGCGATTACAGCGTATATAATGTGGAAAAAGGCAGAAGTTGATGTCTCCAGTGTAGACATCCCGTTAGATATGGGGGAATTCGACAGAGATTTTATGGATGCCGGCCGCGGGGAGCTTAGGTTTTATAAAGTGGAAAAACCTGAGCAGACTATGTTTATAGTATTCCTTGCGGGGATAACATCCGGGATGCTTGGACTTGGCGGTGGTGTTTTTAAAGTCCCGGCTATGAATGTTATCTCCAGAGTACCCATAAAAGCTGCAACCGCCACAAGCAATTTTATGATCTGTTTTACTGCCGCCGCCGGTTCTCTGCCGTATCTTATGAAAGGTTTTTTTCACCCTGCTGCTGCGGGGACGATGGTTTTGGGGGCATTTGCCGGGTCAAAGTTTGCAACGGGCAGACTGGCGAAAGTTGAGAGCAAGAGCATCAAGCTTCTGTTCATACTGTTTCTGCTCTTTGTTGCAGTTCAGATGGTGTATAAGGCGGTGACAGCATGA
- a CDS encoding DUF1634 domain-containing protein, producing the protein MTVENGVAKIMRAGLVSSLVFMVLGVIFSFFGIYTDGIELTLKNLLTDGAGLMYLGTFCMIGTPIAVLVYLSVYFLYKKPAKYAFYCMAMLVFLFIVILTRV; encoded by the coding sequence ATGACAGTTGAAAATGGTGTTGCGAAAATAATGCGTGCCGGTCTCGTTTCCAGTCTCGTTTTTATGGTACTTGGTGTGATATTCTCGTTTTTCGGGATTTATACGGACGGTATCGAACTTACGCTGAAGAATCTGCTGACAGACGGTGCCGGGCTGATGTATCTGGGCACCTTTTGTATGATAGGCACACCAATAGCTGTACTGGTATATCTTTCAGTTTATTTTTTATATAAAAAACCTGCGAAATACGCATTTTACTGCATGGCTATGCTGGTATTTCTTTTTATAGTAATTTTAACGAGGGTATGA
- a CDS encoding enoyl-CoA hydratase/isomerase family protein: MEQTVTYGISKRAFYISLNCPVDGNLFCAEMMDGLFSALTEAEGDREADLVIIRSGQDGVFSGGHNINKLNGLDHVEAKHYNLRGQRIIKLIRSMKKPVLALVDGDCFGPAFELILSCDMVFATERSRFAFPETEHGFMPGFGGTQLASRKIYETFVKYLVFTGDSVSPEELFEKGIVTKVFTDHSDMDIKASEFAELISKRSSFAIGLAKETINNTVDMDFDKGLLLEQNAFTFSFSTHDKHEGTKAFGEKREPEFKDRWEDYRF, from the coding sequence ATGGAACAAACGGTAACATATGGTATCTCAAAACGCGCTTTTTATATCTCTCTTAACTGTCCTGTGGACGGGAATTTGTTTTGCGCAGAGATGATGGACGGTCTGTTCAGTGCCCTTACAGAGGCAGAAGGGGACAGAGAGGCGGATTTAGTAATAATCAGAAGCGGGCAGGACGGCGTGTTCTCCGGCGGACATAACATAAACAAGCTGAACGGGCTGGATCATGTGGAAGCGAAACATTATAACCTCCGTGGGCAGCGTATCATAAAGCTTATCCGCTCAATGAAGAAACCTGTTCTGGCTCTCGTGGATGGGGACTGTTTCGGACCTGCATTTGAGCTTATTCTTTCATGTGATATGGTTTTTGCCACAGAGCGGTCAAGGTTTGCATTTCCGGAAACAGAGCATGGGTTTATGCCAGGTTTCGGAGGTACACAGCTCGCCTCGAGAAAGATATACGAAACTTTTGTGAAATATCTTGTTTTTACAGGCGACAGCGTCTCTCCTGAAGAGCTTTTTGAAAAGGGGATAGTGACAAAAGTTTTTACAGACCACAGTGATATGGACATTAAAGCAAGTGAGTTTGCAGAGCTGATCTCAAAAAGAAGTTCGTTTGCTATAGGGCTTGCTAAAGAGACCATCAACAATACTGTTGATATGGATTTTGACAAAGGGCTTCTCCTTGAGCAGAATGCATTCACTTTTTCCTTCAGCACTCACGACAAGCACGAGGGGACTAAAGCTTTTGGTGAGAAACGCGAGCCGGAGTTCAAAGACAGATGGGAAGATTATAGGTTCTGA
- a CDS encoding enoyl-CoA hydratase/isomerase family protein, producing MIDIKVEGLTAYIDMRPAEGQFTLLDVHTLKELISAVRKVQDSPAKVIRICGHNRCFAVGADIKTMHSYSGFDAKWFSRLGNTFFGLLRTASQVVIAEIDGFCMGGGMDFASACDFRIATKVSKFAHPGAKLGIITGFGGTQSVPRMIKSSAAGEFFLTGGVFDAEYMHRAGFVTYIAENRDDMHKIAENLCVKINRKQRGLISNFKSSLDVSKGLI from the coding sequence ATGATAGATATAAAAGTTGAAGGGCTTACAGCCTATATTGATATGCGACCCGCTGAAGGGCAGTTTACTCTGCTTGATGTGCATACCCTTAAAGAGCTTATCAGCGCTGTTCGTAAAGTTCAGGACAGCCCTGCAAAGGTCATCCGTATATGCGGGCACAACAGATGTTTTGCTGTGGGGGCGGATATCAAAACCATGCACTCCTATTCAGGATTTGATGCCAAGTGGTTTTCGAGGCTGGGTAATACTTTTTTTGGGCTTTTGCGGACAGCTTCTCAGGTTGTGATAGCAGAGATTGATGGTTTTTGTATGGGGGGCGGTATGGACTTCGCCTCTGCCTGCGATTTCCGCATTGCTACAAAGGTAAGTAAGTTTGCTCACCCCGGAGCAAAGCTGGGCATTATCACCGGGTTTGGTGGGACACAGTCTGTGCCCCGGATGATAAAGAGCAGTGCAGCAGGTGAGTTTTTCCTCACTGGGGGCGTATTTGACGCAGAATATATGCACAGGGCAGGCTTTGTGACTTACATTGCAGAAAACAGAGATGATATGCACAAAATTGCAGAGAATCTCTGCGTGAAGATAAACAGAAAACAGCGCGGTCTTATAAGTAATTTCAAGAGCTCGCTGGATGTTTCAAAGGGGCTGATATGA
- a CDS encoding TraR/DksA family transcriptional regulator produces MTDGQLAEYKIIVEKQIEELKETIASMAESVRPIEPDTAIGRLSRMEAIQAKSISESNLRNKRMRLQRLEAALLRIARGSFGLCSVCEEDIPEKRLKIAPESTVCMDCMREQG; encoded by the coding sequence ATGACTGATGGACAGCTTGCCGAATATAAGATTATTGTCGAAAAGCAGATAGAAGAGCTGAAAGAAACTATAGCATCAATGGCGGAATCTGTTAGGCCCATTGAGCCTGACACTGCGATCGGCAGACTCAGCCGTATGGAGGCTATTCAGGCAAAGAGCATCAGTGAATCAAACCTGCGCAATAAGAGGATGCGTCTGCAAAGGCTTGAGGCGGCACTGCTTCGTATTGCAAGGGGTTCTTTCGGCTTATGTTCTGTATGTGAAGAGGATATCCCTGAAAAGAGACTTAAGATTGCTCCTGAGAGCACAGTTTGCATGGATTGTATGAGGGAGCAGGGCTAA